Proteins from one Microbacterium faecale genomic window:
- a CDS encoding GNAT family acetyltransferase: MTDVRIRPITDADIEPVIALWHSTGLVRPWNDPRADIARARAVWPDLLLVADDEGVVGSVMAGYDGHRGWLYYLATDPSRTGEGIGSALVREAEQRLEALGCPKVQLMVRSDNAPVLAFYDGRGYERSDVLVAGRRLLADS, translated from the coding sequence GTGACCGACGTGCGAATCCGTCCGATCACGGATGCCGACATCGAGCCGGTCATCGCCCTCTGGCACAGCACGGGTCTTGTTCGACCGTGGAACGACCCGCGTGCTGACATCGCCCGCGCTCGCGCCGTCTGGCCGGATCTGCTGCTCGTCGCGGACGACGAGGGCGTCGTCGGATCCGTGATGGCCGGCTATGACGGTCATCGCGGCTGGCTCTACTATCTCGCAACCGACCCATCGAGGACGGGCGAGGGGATCGGATCCGCGCTGGTTCGCGAGGCGGAGCAGCGTCTCGAAGCACTCGGATGTCCGAAGGTGCAGCTCATGGTGCGCTCCGATAACGCACCGGTGCTCGCGTTCTACGACGGACGCGGCTATGAGCGGTCGGACGTTCTGGTGGCTGGCCGGCGTCTGCTCGCCGACAGCTGA
- the nadA gene encoding quinolinate synthase NadA, with amino-acid sequence MPATRVTLGPSVADAISASPDDSCTTDLAESPWSFDDVPGYGPGSSMADPFPQHAPVQRDLPPTYRDASDDELHARIRVAREELGERVVILGHFYQRDEVVQHADYVGDSFQLARAATEHPNAEAIVFCGVHFMAETADLLSGPDQEVVLPHLGAGCSMADMASIDEVEDCWEQLEDILGPLDEPDADGLAPVIPVTYMNSSAAIKGFVGRNGGIVCTSSNARTVLEWAFARGRRVLFFPDQHLGRNTAKAMGVPLTSMPMWNPRQPLGGSSASELVGSRVILWHGFCSVHRRFTTAQIDKARAEHPGVRVIVHPECPMPVVDAADEWGSTDVIRRAIEGATEPQTFAIGTEINLVQRLAAQHPQHTIFCLDPVVCPCSTMYRIHPAYLAWVLERLVAGETVNQITVSDDVAAPARLALDRMLAATP; translated from the coding sequence ATGCCCGCCACCCGCGTCACGCTCGGCCCCTCCGTGGCCGATGCGATCTCCGCTTCCCCGGACGACTCCTGCACGACCGATCTCGCCGAGTCGCCCTGGTCTTTCGACGACGTGCCCGGCTACGGTCCCGGGTCGTCGATGGCGGATCCGTTCCCGCAGCACGCTCCCGTCCAGAGGGACCTGCCGCCCACCTACCGCGACGCCTCGGACGACGAGCTGCACGCGCGGATCCGTGTCGCCCGGGAGGAACTCGGCGAGCGCGTCGTGATTCTCGGCCACTTCTACCAGCGCGACGAGGTCGTGCAGCACGCCGACTACGTGGGTGACTCCTTCCAACTCGCGCGTGCCGCGACCGAGCACCCGAACGCCGAGGCGATCGTGTTCTGCGGCGTGCACTTCATGGCCGAGACGGCCGATCTGCTGTCGGGGCCCGACCAGGAGGTCGTCCTCCCCCACCTCGGCGCCGGGTGCTCCATGGCCGACATGGCATCGATCGACGAGGTCGAAGACTGCTGGGAGCAGCTCGAGGACATCCTCGGGCCGCTCGACGAGCCGGACGCCGATGGCCTCGCGCCGGTGATTCCGGTGACGTACATGAACTCCTCGGCCGCGATCAAGGGCTTCGTCGGCCGCAACGGCGGCATCGTGTGCACCTCGTCGAATGCGCGCACGGTGCTCGAATGGGCGTTCGCGCGCGGCCGGCGCGTGCTGTTCTTCCCGGACCAGCACCTCGGCCGCAACACCGCCAAGGCCATGGGAGTGCCGCTGACGAGCATGCCGATGTGGAACCCTCGCCAGCCCCTCGGCGGATCCTCCGCGTCCGAACTCGTGGGCTCTCGCGTCATCCTGTGGCACGGGTTCTGCTCGGTGCACCGCCGCTTCACGACCGCGCAGATCGACAAGGCGCGCGCCGAGCATCCTGGGGTGCGCGTGATCGTGCACCCCGAGTGCCCCATGCCCGTCGTCGATGCCGCGGACGAGTGGGGGTCGACCGATGTGATCCGCCGCGCGATCGAGGGCGCGACAGAGCCGCAGACCTTCGCAATCGGCACCGAGATCAACCTCGTCCAGCGGCTCGCCGCACAGCACCCCCAGCACACGATTTTCTGCCTCGATCCTGTCGTCTGCCCCTGCTCGACGATGTACCGGATCCACCCGGCCTACCTCGCGTGGGTGCTGGAGCGCCTCGTCGCCGGCGAGACGGTCAACCAGATCACCGTCTCCGATGACGTGGCCGCCCCCGCCCGTCTCGCGCTCGACCGCATGCTGGCGGCCACCCCGTGA
- a CDS encoding NUDIX hydrolase produces the protein MATPDFILRLREKIGHDPLWLIGVTAVVVKDDSVLLVERADNGRITPVTGIVDPGEEPATAAVREVEEEAGITSEAEALMWVHAMPPMTFSNGDQAQFLDHVVRCRWTGGDPHPADGENTRAWWCPISELENAGLGDDMRERIHVALTREGSARFET, from the coding sequence ATGGCGACACCTGATTTCATCCTGCGGCTGCGCGAGAAGATCGGGCACGACCCGCTGTGGCTCATCGGTGTGACGGCCGTCGTCGTGAAGGACGACAGCGTGCTGCTCGTCGAGCGGGCGGACAACGGGCGGATCACTCCGGTGACCGGAATCGTGGATCCGGGCGAGGAGCCCGCGACCGCCGCCGTGCGCGAGGTTGAGGAAGAGGCCGGGATCACCTCGGAGGCCGAGGCGCTCATGTGGGTGCACGCGATGCCGCCGATGACGTTCTCGAACGGGGATCAGGCGCAGTTCCTCGACCACGTCGTGCGCTGTCGCTGGACGGGCGGCGATCCGCACCCAGCCGACGGCGAGAATACGCGCGCCTGGTGGTGCCCGATCTCCGAGCTCGAGAATGCGGGTCTCGGCGACGACATGCGCGAGCGGATCCACGTGGCGCTCACGCGCGAGGGCTCGGCCCGGTTCGAGACATGA
- a CDS encoding CPBP family intramembrane glutamic endopeptidase, with protein MSSPSRTRLGWEIAIVLALSIGQSAIYSVLSFTRSLLREAALRDQATALNPSRADEAVWDAIYRVFDVFFDLAMVALVLYLLWEPGRRAFDRIGLTFSRFGRDCGVAVLLVAAIGIPGLALYGVSRLMGLTLQVQAAELDAAWWTIPLLVLSAVRAGLLEEIILNGYLAERFSQLRWSAWQALVFIAVLRGLYHLYQGPAMALGNVVMGLVFGWVYLKWRRVMPLVLAHALIDIIAFVGYPLAAPFLP; from the coding sequence ATGTCCTCCCCCTCTCGCACGCGCCTCGGCTGGGAGATCGCGATCGTGCTCGCCCTGTCCATCGGACAGTCGGCGATCTATTCGGTCCTGTCGTTCACCCGATCCCTGTTGCGCGAAGCCGCGCTGCGCGATCAGGCGACGGCGCTCAATCCATCGCGGGCAGACGAGGCGGTCTGGGACGCGATCTACCGCGTCTTCGACGTCTTCTTCGACCTGGCGATGGTCGCTCTCGTGCTGTACCTGCTGTGGGAACCGGGGCGGCGCGCGTTCGACCGCATCGGGCTGACCTTCTCGCGGTTCGGACGCGACTGCGGCGTCGCGGTCCTGCTCGTGGCGGCGATCGGGATCCCCGGGCTCGCGCTCTACGGCGTGAGCCGGTTGATGGGGCTTACGCTCCAGGTACAGGCTGCGGAGCTGGACGCGGCGTGGTGGACGATCCCGCTGCTCGTGCTCTCGGCTGTGCGTGCAGGGCTGCTGGAAGAGATCATCCTCAACGGCTACCTCGCCGAGCGCTTCTCGCAACTGCGGTGGTCCGCATGGCAGGCGCTGGTGTTCATTGCCGTGCTGCGCGGGCTCTACCACCTCTATCAGGGGCCCGCGATGGCGCTGGGCAACGTCGTCATGGGGCTCGTATTCGGGTGGGTGTACCTGAAGTGGCGCCGAGTGATGCCGCTCGTGCTCGCTCACGCCCTGATCGACATCATCGCCTTCGTCGGCTATCCGCTCGCGGCGCCCTTCCTCCCGTAG
- the thiM gene encoding hydroxyethylthiazole kinase, whose translation MTDASARILQSLREGVPLVQCIINAVVINYTANALLAAGAAPVMADVPGEAAELAPNASALLINLGTPDDEQRRAMREAASAAHDAQTPWVLDPVGVGALTLRTDFARELLRLRPDVIRGNASEIRALAGEGSGGRGVDATDGVEAARSAVERLVAETGAVVAVSGPVDLIVGPTGEARVTGGDALLTRVTGGGCSLGAIVAAAVAVSDPFAGAVAAHELYAAASERAAQGDVGPGTFAVRFLDALDAVTTAELASR comes from the coding sequence ATGACGGACGCCAGTGCCCGTATTCTCCAGTCGCTTCGCGAGGGCGTGCCCCTCGTGCAGTGCATCATTAACGCGGTCGTGATCAACTACACGGCCAACGCCCTGCTTGCGGCGGGCGCCGCGCCGGTCATGGCGGACGTGCCGGGCGAGGCGGCCGAGCTCGCGCCGAACGCGTCGGCGCTGCTGATCAACCTCGGCACGCCAGATGACGAGCAGCGGCGGGCGATGCGCGAAGCCGCATCGGCGGCGCACGACGCGCAGACCCCGTGGGTGCTCGACCCGGTCGGCGTCGGCGCGCTGACGCTGCGCACCGACTTCGCGCGTGAGCTGCTGCGCCTGCGGCCCGACGTGATCCGCGGCAACGCGTCCGAGATCCGCGCGCTGGCGGGCGAGGGATCCGGTGGTCGCGGTGTCGACGCGACCGATGGCGTCGAGGCGGCACGGAGCGCCGTCGAGCGGCTCGTCGCGGAGACGGGGGCGGTGGTCGCCGTCTCGGGGCCCGTCGACCTCATCGTCGGGCCGACCGGCGAGGCGCGCGTGACGGGTGGTGACGCGCTCCTGACGCGCGTCACGGGCGGCGGCTGCTCGCTCGGCGCGATCGTGGCCGCAGCGGTTGCGGTGTCGGATCCGTTCGCGGGCGCCGTCGCGGCCCACGAGCTGTATGCGGCCGCGTCCGAGCGCGCAGCGCAGGGCGACGTCGGCCCGGGGACGTTCGCCGTGCGCTTCCTCGACGCGCTCGATGCGGTGACGACCGCCGAGCTGGCATCACGATGA
- the thiD gene encoding bifunctional hydroxymethylpyrimidine kinase/phosphomethylpyrimidine kinase, producing MIDVSTYLVADLATIDDGDPAAIVAAAVEGGVTAIQIRGKHLADGDLLRVVDACAEAIAGRAVLLINDRVDVFLAARAAGMHVDGVHVGQGDEPVEDVRERVGPRAIVGLSASTGDEITRARTLSPGTVDYLGVGAVRATPTKPDAPEPLGWDGFARATQTAGALPCVAIGGVGVGDAADAIAAGAAGIAVVRAICRAADPEHAARELHHEWQRAAHPVPNVLTIAGSDPSGGAGIQADLKTIQATGGYGMAAIAALTIQNTQGVAGVHVPPAAFLGEQLAALDADVRIDAVKIGMLADATVIDVVADWLAARRESTPVVLDPVMIATSGHRLLDAAAEAALTRLVGLADVITPNLPELAVLVGEPEAREWPEALAQAQRLAARHEVLVYAKGGHLPGDRSPDALVGSAGVLAAFDGTRIDTASTHGTGCSLSSAIASIRAGDRTALADDVRWAWSARLAREWLRGAIAAADGLEVGSDGGHGPVDHAYALRAGIAPPRRDAELDAWWEDISELRAAIVSDSFVTQLADGSLDAARFAEYLRQDAIYLEAYAHLLARAAVVAPTRAERRFWEASAASCRETEMELHRAHGATEARTPSREAAAYLAHLERAAATGDHGVLVAALLPCFGLYDDIGRDLAAANRADHPYRDWLDTYGSDEFARDTRAAIAWVQQAARRAPGARLRLMRRAFVQSAEHERAFFAQGE from the coding sequence ATGATCGACGTGAGCACGTACCTCGTCGCCGACCTCGCGACGATCGACGACGGCGACCCCGCCGCGATCGTCGCGGCGGCGGTCGAGGGCGGGGTGACCGCGATACAGATCCGCGGCAAGCACCTCGCCGATGGCGACCTCCTCCGCGTCGTTGACGCCTGCGCTGAGGCGATCGCCGGCCGAGCGGTGCTTCTCATCAACGACCGCGTCGACGTCTTCCTCGCCGCGCGTGCGGCGGGGATGCACGTCGATGGCGTGCACGTCGGGCAGGGCGACGAACCCGTCGAAGACGTGCGCGAACGCGTGGGGCCGCGGGCGATCGTGGGCCTCAGCGCGTCGACCGGCGACGAGATCACACGTGCCCGCACGCTCTCTCCGGGAACCGTCGACTATCTCGGTGTCGGCGCCGTGCGCGCGACGCCGACGAAACCCGACGCACCCGAGCCGCTCGGATGGGATGGCTTCGCTCGCGCGACGCAGACCGCCGGAGCTCTGCCGTGCGTCGCAATCGGCGGCGTCGGCGTGGGCGACGCGGCGGACGCGATCGCGGCCGGTGCGGCGGGGATCGCCGTCGTGCGCGCGATCTGCCGCGCGGCGGATCCTGAGCATGCCGCTCGGGAGCTGCACCACGAGTGGCAACGCGCCGCGCACCCCGTGCCCAACGTGCTCACGATCGCGGGATCCGACCCGTCGGGAGGGGCGGGGATCCAAGCGGACCTCAAGACGATCCAGGCGACCGGCGGCTACGGCATGGCCGCGATCGCGGCCCTCACGATCCAGAACACCCAGGGCGTGGCCGGTGTCCACGTTCCGCCCGCCGCGTTCCTCGGTGAGCAGCTGGCGGCGCTCGACGCCGACGTCCGTATCGATGCGGTGAAGATCGGAATGCTCGCCGACGCGACCGTGATCGACGTCGTCGCCGACTGGCTCGCGGCGCGCCGCGAATCCACGCCCGTCGTGCTCGACCCGGTGATGATCGCCACGAGCGGTCACCGTCTGCTCGACGCTGCCGCGGAGGCGGCCCTGACGAGGCTGGTCGGTCTTGCCGATGTGATCACGCCGAACCTGCCGGAGCTGGCGGTGCTCGTCGGCGAACCCGAGGCGCGCGAGTGGCCGGAGGCACTCGCGCAGGCGCAGCGGCTCGCCGCGCGCCACGAGGTGCTCGTCTACGCCAAGGGAGGCCACCTTCCCGGCGATCGCAGCCCGGACGCGCTCGTCGGATCCGCGGGTGTGCTCGCCGCGTTCGACGGGACGCGGATCGACACGGCCAGCACCCACGGCACGGGATGCTCGCTGTCATCGGCGATCGCCTCCATTCGAGCCGGCGACCGGACGGCGCTCGCGGACGACGTGCGCTGGGCATGGTCCGCGCGGCTCGCGAGAGAGTGGCTGCGCGGTGCAATCGCGGCCGCCGACGGGCTCGAGGTGGGCTCGGACGGCGGGCACGGTCCGGTCGACCATGCATACGCGCTGCGTGCCGGCATCGCGCCGCCGCGTCGTGACGCCGAGCTCGACGCGTGGTGGGAGGACATCTCAGAGCTCCGCGCCGCGATCGTCTCCGACTCGTTCGTGACGCAGCTCGCGGACGGATCCCTCGACGCCGCGCGGTTCGCGGAATACCTACGACAAGACGCGATCTACCTCGAGGCGTATGCTCACCTGCTTGCGCGCGCCGCGGTCGTGGCACCCACGCGCGCGGAACGTCGCTTCTGGGAGGCGTCGGCGGCCTCGTGTCGCGAGACTGAGATGGAGCTGCACCGCGCGCACGGCGCGACCGAGGCGCGCACGCCGTCCCGGGAGGCCGCCGCCTACCTCGCGCACCTCGAGCGGGCGGCCGCGACCGGCGACCACGGCGTGCTCGTCGCGGCCCTGCTGCCGTGTTTCGGGTTGTACGACGACATCGGCCGCGACCTCGCCGCCGCGAACCGCGCGGACCACCCGTATCGAGACTGGCTCGACACCTACGGATCCGACGAGTTCGCGCGTGACACACGGGCCGCGATCGCATGGGTGCAGCAGGCCGCACGACGCGCACCTGGCGCACGACTGCGGCTCATGCGCCGCGCGTTCGTTCAGTCGGCGGAACACGAGCGCGCCTTCTTCGCGCAGGGGGAGTGA
- a CDS encoding RNA polymerase sigma factor: protein MGHGPEHADAFRAFYRAYYGLLLTVAEQRLDSHQEAEDATADAFQVAWRRYTDDGAALTLPWLYQILRNVIGTEYRRRARSRRADERIREDVAPETPDDMKIETRIALRGLSENDREVLYMAYWEDLTSDEMAGILGTTPGAIRVRLTRARDRLRRRLAPPTAREGEGDG, encoded by the coding sequence GTGGGGCACGGGCCTGAACATGCGGACGCGTTCCGCGCGTTCTACCGCGCCTACTACGGGCTGCTCCTGACGGTCGCCGAACAGCGCCTCGACAGCCATCAGGAAGCCGAGGACGCGACCGCCGACGCGTTTCAGGTGGCGTGGCGGCGGTACACCGACGACGGCGCGGCACTCACACTTCCGTGGCTGTACCAGATCCTCCGAAACGTGATCGGCACGGAATACCGGCGGCGCGCGCGGTCGCGGCGCGCGGATGAACGGATCCGTGAGGACGTGGCGCCCGAAACGCCGGACGACATGAAGATCGAGACGCGAATCGCCCTTCGTGGACTTTCGGAGAACGACAGGGAGGTGCTCTACATGGCCTATTGGGAAGACCTGACCAGCGACGAAATGGCGGGCATCCTCGGCACGACGCCCGGCGCCATCCGTGTGCGCCTCACGAGAGCACGAGATCGGCTGCGTCGGCGCCTCGCACCACCCACTGCGCGCGAAGGAGAAGGGGATGGATGA
- a CDS encoding NUDIX hydrolase: MIDHDRRRIHVSAVVLRHPETGHVLAVRKRGTTRFMQPGGKPDPGESAVDTAIREVREELGVDLEPTLMRLLGVFEAPAANEGGYVVRGTVFTHPPVEVTAPEAEIEEIRWVVPTVSASPDLAPLMTERILPALRAAAV, translated from the coding sequence ATGATCGATCACGATCGCCGGCGGATCCACGTGAGCGCCGTCGTGCTACGTCACCCCGAGACGGGGCACGTGCTTGCGGTCCGCAAGCGTGGCACGACGCGGTTCATGCAGCCGGGCGGCAAGCCGGATCCGGGGGAGAGCGCCGTCGACACCGCGATCCGCGAGGTTCGCGAGGAGCTCGGCGTCGACCTCGAACCGACGCTGATGAGGTTGCTCGGCGTCTTCGAGGCACCCGCCGCGAATGAAGGCGGCTACGTCGTCCGGGGAACGGTGTTCACGCATCCGCCCGTCGAGGTGACGGCGCCGGAGGCCGAGATCGAGGAGATCCGGTGGGTCGTCCCGACCGTCTCGGCGTCGCCCGACCTCGCGCCGCTCATGACGGAACGGATCCTTCCGGCCCTGCGTGCCGCTGCGGTGTGA